The Solea senegalensis isolate Sse05_10M linkage group LG4, IFAPA_SoseM_1, whole genome shotgun sequence genome includes a region encoding these proteins:
- the id1 gene encoding DNA-binding protein inhibitor ID-1: MWLLRTVNIDLLTPERGVGVKRLITETSSFSSISWKLLHTLTDMKVHGSTCALKSKVGDDDMVRCLSEQSLAISKCKIPLLDEQMNVFLQDMNSCYSKLKELVPTLPTNKKASKVEILQHVIDYIWDLQVELDEPEKSRQHSVSGGARTPLTTLNAELAGITVENGCSDDRIMCR; the protein is encoded by the exons ATGTGGTTGTTGCGAACTGTCAACATTGACTTACTCACACCTGAGAGAGGAGTAGGAGTAAAACGCCTGATCACCGAAACATCCTCCTTCTCGTCTATTTCTTGGAAACTACTCCACACACTCACCGACATGAAGGTTCACGGATCTACCTGCGCCCTGAAGAGCAAGGTCGGCGATGACGACATGGTGCGCTGCCTGTCCGAACAGAGCCTCGCCATCTCCAAGTGCAAGATCCCGCTGCTGGACGAGCAGATGAACGTGTTCCTGCAGGACATGAACAGCTGCTACAGCAAGCTCAAAGAGCTGGTGCCCACGCTGCCCACCAACAAGAAGGCCAGCAAGGTGGAGATCCTGCAGCACGTCATCGACTACATCTGGGACCTGCAGGTCGAGCTGGACGAGCCTGAGAAGAGCCGCCAGCACTCCGTCAGCGGCGGCGCCCGCACACCGCTGACCACACTGAACGCAGAACTGGCCGGCATCACAGTCGAG AACGGGTGCTCAGATGACAGGATAATGTGTCGTTAA